Proteins encoded within one genomic window of Spirulina major PCC 6313:
- the argF gene encoding ornithine carbamoyltransferase translates to MSIQDLHGRDLLSLADLDSTQLHELLAVATALKTGAEKPLCNKVLGLLFYKASTRTRVSFSVAMYQLGGQVIDLNPSVTQVGRGEPIIDTARVLDRYLDILAIRTFAQADLQTFADYAQIPVINALTDLAHPCQILADLLTMQEQFQTLKGLTLTYLGDGNNVVHSLLIGCALAGVNINVATPPDYAPSPAVVAQAQALALPDTTINILTDPIAAVENTNVLYTDVWASMGQEDLAESRIPIFQPYQINDDLLSHADPDAIVLHCLPAHRGEEITESAMEGSHSRIWDQAENRMHAQKALMACLLGLVG, encoded by the coding sequence ATGAGTATCCAAGACCTCCACGGACGCGATTTACTCAGCCTTGCCGACCTCGACTCTACCCAACTCCACGAACTACTCGCGGTGGCCACTGCCCTGAAAACGGGAGCCGAAAAACCCCTCTGTAACAAAGTGCTGGGCTTACTCTTTTACAAAGCCTCCACCCGCACCCGTGTTAGCTTTTCCGTTGCCATGTATCAACTCGGCGGCCAAGTCATCGACCTCAACCCCAGCGTCACCCAGGTGGGCCGAGGCGAGCCGATTATTGACACCGCCCGCGTCTTGGATCGCTACCTCGATATATTGGCCATTCGCACCTTTGCCCAAGCCGACCTCCAAACCTTTGCCGACTACGCTCAGATTCCGGTGATCAATGCCCTCACGGATCTCGCGCACCCTTGCCAAATTCTAGCCGACTTGCTGACGATGCAGGAACAGTTCCAAACCCTCAAGGGACTGACCTTAACCTATTTGGGCGATGGGAATAATGTGGTGCATTCGCTGTTGATTGGCTGTGCCCTCGCGGGGGTGAATATCAACGTTGCCACACCCCCGGACTATGCCCCCAGTCCCGCAGTGGTGGCCCAAGCCCAAGCCCTCGCCCTCCCCGATACGACGATCAATATCCTCACAGACCCGATCGCAGCCGTGGAAAATACCAATGTGCTCTACACCGATGTTTGGGCGAGTATGGGTCAGGAGGATCTTGCCGAGTCGCGGATTCCGATTTTCCAGCCCTACCAAATTAATGATGATCTGTTGAGCCATGCCGATCCCGATGCGATCGTGCTCCATTGTCTCCCGGCGCACCGGGGCGAGGAGATTACTGAATCGGCAATGGAAGGATCGCATTCTCGGATTTGGGATCAGGCGGAAAACCGGATGCACGCCCAAAAAGCTCTCATGGCCTGCCTTTTGGGGCTTGTGGGTTAA
- a CDS encoding CRISPR-associated protein Csx3: protein MQRRNIELQVITLPTTAGLPCQTLVINLLRRAKPEDLEPLALPPNLDLTQGVLIFGAAPIWLYGCLIALCRSAPWIATYHVRRHGGIVVASRIAAHPVGAIIPIEHAPTQHPAILIGGPPSSGKSVLSYSLNRALIQHIPHLKTHLFRANWDGEGNHTYESLNTTRSEQLRRQNNPKLQHQPDAPEKIARFFQGRGEEVPNLRSMMDLTLVDIGGRTDRDRLPVVTACTHSIIISSDPEKIGDWRDLCDPYLQPLAIIHSVQASRVEVVRSDPYLEVIAGPWERGQDCQVPEVLRDRVLSVLS, encoded by the coding sequence ATGCAACGTCGTAACATTGAACTTCAAGTCATTACCTTGCCCACAACCGCAGGGTTGCCCTGTCAAACCCTGGTGATCAACCTCTTGCGCCGGGCCAAACCTGAAGACCTCGAACCCCTCGCGTTACCTCCCAATCTCGATCTTACCCAAGGGGTGCTGATCTTTGGTGCAGCCCCGATCTGGCTCTATGGTTGTTTGATTGCTCTTTGTCGATCAGCCCCCTGGATCGCCACCTATCATGTGCGCAGACATGGCGGCATCGTTGTGGCCAGCCGCATCGCCGCCCATCCCGTCGGGGCGATAATCCCCATTGAGCACGCCCCCACCCAACACCCCGCGATCCTGATTGGTGGCCCCCCCAGCAGTGGAAAAAGTGTCCTTTCGTACAGCCTCAATCGCGCTCTGATTCAGCATATCCCCCACCTCAAAACGCATCTGTTTCGCGCCAATTGGGACGGAGAGGGCAACCACACCTACGAAAGTCTCAACACCACCCGCTCTGAACAACTCCGCCGCCAGAATAATCCCAAGCTCCAACATCAACCCGATGCCCCTGAAAAAATCGCCCGCTTTTTCCAAGGACGCGGCGAAGAAGTCCCGAATCTTCGCTCGATGATGGATCTAACCCTGGTGGATATTGGCGGCCGCACGGATCGCGATCGCCTCCCCGTCGTCACCGCCTGCACCCACTCAATCATCATCAGCAGCGACCCCGAAAAAATTGGGGATTGGCGCGATCTCTGCGATCCCTATTTACAGCCCCTCGCGATTATCCACAGTGTCCAAGCATCACGGGTGGAGGTTGTGCGATCTGATCCTTACCTTGAGGTGATTGCGGGGCCGTGGGAGCGGGGCCAAGATTGTCAGGTTCCGGAGGTGTTGCGCGATCGCGTTTTATCGGTTTTATCTTAA
- a CDS encoding alpha/beta hydrolase, with protein sequence MKQWWRGVVGVLVMPLGVLVPGVAIAAETIVFNFGPLEFSIAVESLEQYAATGKIAPDFQDVAARLSDEQLTELRTVLSQRAPVDPITISQFLYSPQGEVMLRQVGELILTRQRVSGFYALRSALILAAADPEEGLTPLNVLRKFPVKGLRINSALAFELVSLVSRKTEETDRAIAVVESIAAEDAIAQSTPPLPSDLRTPGPFNFEVQEWQLNDSTRQREFLLTLYLPEQNLRGNAPVVVISHGLGSTRQTFAYLAEHLVSYGFAVAVPEHPGSNGEQLAALASGLAREITPPEELLDRPQDITLVLDWLTQQYGDRLNLEKVGVIGQSFGAYTALALAGAGINQGALAAACPDSLYALNLSLVLQCAALKLPQFMPPAAPPSLRDERVQAAIAINPLSSEIFGPEELAKIAIPTMIVSGSADTVTPALDEQILPFTALQTPERYLVLLRNGTHFSTLGATDEDVELPPAVLGPDPAIAQDYMRSLGVAFFGLYIAGTPNYRPYLRADYGQSLSNTAMPMSVINTLTPDQLKRR encoded by the coding sequence ATGAAACAGTGGTGGCGTGGCGTGGTGGGGGTGTTGGTGATGCCCTTGGGGGTGTTGGTTCCGGGGGTGGCGATCGCAGCCGAAACGATTGTGTTTAATTTCGGGCCGTTGGAATTTTCGATCGCGGTGGAGTCCTTAGAACAATATGCGGCAACGGGTAAAATTGCCCCGGATTTTCAGGATGTGGCCGCACGGTTGAGCGATGAACAACTCACGGAATTGCGCACGGTGCTGAGCCAACGCGCCCCGGTTGATCCGATTACGATTTCGCAATTTCTCTATTCGCCCCAGGGTGAAGTGATGTTGCGGCAGGTGGGGGAATTGATTTTGACACGGCAACGGGTATCGGGGTTCTATGCCCTGCGATCGGCGTTGATCTTGGCGGCGGCAGATCCGGAGGAAGGGTTAACGCCGTTGAATGTGTTGCGGAAGTTTCCGGTGAAGGGGTTGCGGATTAATTCGGCGTTGGCGTTTGAGTTGGTGAGTTTAGTAAGCCGGAAAACCGAGGAGACGGATCGGGCGATCGCCGTGGTGGAATCGATTGCGGCAGAGGATGCGATCGCGCAATCTACACCCCCCCTCCCCTCGGATCTGCGTACACCGGGCCCCTTTAACTTTGAAGTGCAAGAATGGCAACTCAACGACTCCACCCGGCAACGAGAATTTCTGCTCACCCTTTACCTCCCAGAACAAAACCTGCGGGGCAATGCGCCGGTGGTGGTCATTTCCCACGGCCTCGGCTCGACCCGCCAAACCTTCGCCTACCTCGCTGAGCATTTGGTGTCCTACGGGTTTGCCGTCGCTGTCCCAGAACATCCCGGCAGCAACGGCGAACAGTTGGCCGCCCTGGCCTCCGGTCTCGCCCGCGAAATCACGCCGCCGGAGGAACTCCTCGATCGCCCCCAGGACATCACCCTCGTTTTAGATTGGCTCACTCAGCAGTACGGCGATCGCCTCAACCTCGAAAAAGTGGGGGTGATTGGGCAATCCTTCGGGGCCTATACCGCCCTCGCCTTAGCCGGTGCGGGGATTAACCAAGGGGCCCTTGCGGCCGCCTGTCCCGATAGTCTCTATGCCCTCAATTTGTCCCTGGTGTTGCAATGCGCCGCCTTAAAATTGCCGCAATTCATGCCCCCGGCCGCGCCGCCCTCGTTGCGGGATGAACGGGTACAAGCAGCGATCGCGATCAACCCCCTCAGCAGCGAAATTTTCGGCCCAGAAGAATTAGCCAAGATTGCCATCCCGACGATGATCGTATCGGGCAGTGCCGACACCGTGACCCCCGCCCTCGATGAACAAATCTTGCCCTTCACGGCCTTACAAACCCCGGAGCGGTATTTAGTGCTGTTGAGAAACGGTACGCATTTTTCCACCTTAGGGGCAACCGATGAGGATGTGGAATTGCCGCCAGCGGTGTTAGGACCTGATCCAGCGATCGCCCAAGACTATATGCGCAGTCTCGGCGTTGCGTTTTTCGGCCTCTATATCGCCGGAACCCCGAACTATCGCCCCTATCTCCGCGCCGACTATGGGCAATCCCTATCCAACACCGCCATGCCCATGAGTGTGATCAACACCCTCACCCCCGACCAATTGAAACGCCGCTAA
- the cas2 gene encoding CRISPR-associated endonuclease Cas2, whose protein sequence is MATLFYLIIYDLPSTKAANKRRTRLHALLSGYGQWTQFSVFECFLAAKQFVALQHRIEKLIKPQEDSVRIYVLDAGSVQRTITYGSEVPRQEDVIII, encoded by the coding sequence ATGGCGACGCTGTTTTATCTAATCATCTACGACCTCCCCAGCACGAAGGCGGCGAACAAGCGACGCACCCGCCTACACGCGCTCCTATCGGGCTACGGCCAGTGGACACAATTTAGTGTGTTTGAATGTTTTCTCGCGGCGAAGCAGTTTGTCGCGCTTCAGCACCGCATCGAGAAGTTAATTAAGCCGCAGGAGGATTCTGTGCGTATCTATGTCTTGGATGCGGGGTCTGTGCAGCGGACGATTACCTATGGTTCGGAGGTTCCGCGTCAGGAGGATGTGATCATCATTTAA
- the cas1 gene encoding CRISPR-associated endonuclease Cas1, with amino-acid sequence MTTLYLLQPDAILSKKHEAFAIALKQPDDTWLNRSVAAQTIEQIILMGHPTITGEALTTALDLGIPVHYLSSFGKYLGSALPQQSRNGQLRLAQYGLYHDPIPRLHSVQAIVRAKIHNQALVLAKHATSADRLRHHKAQIKSQASIDQVRGIEGIAARDYFAGWQAMLDPVWQFTGRNRRPPQDPVNALLSFAYSLLQVQVMAAVHLVGLDPYIGYLHTVHHGQPALVLDLMEEFRPLVSDRLVLSVINRQEIKPDDFTTTLGACRLADRARSRFLQAIEQKFNETFTHPVFDYQCTYRRAIELQARLFARHLQEDIPYKPLQLR; translated from the coding sequence ATGACTACCCTCTATCTATTGCAACCCGATGCCATCCTCAGCAAAAAGCACGAAGCCTTTGCGATCGCCCTCAAGCAACCCGATGACACCTGGCTCAACCGCAGCGTTGCCGCCCAAACCATCGAACAAATCATCCTCATGGGCCACCCCACCATTACCGGCGAAGCCCTCACCACCGCCCTCGATCTAGGGATTCCCGTTCACTACCTTTCGTCTTTTGGTAAGTATCTCGGCTCGGCGTTGCCCCAACAGTCCCGCAACGGCCAACTGCGTTTGGCCCAATACGGCCTGTACCATGATCCCATTCCCCGGCTCCACTCTGTACAAGCGATCGTCCGCGCCAAAATCCACAATCAAGCCCTTGTCCTGGCCAAACACGCCACCTCAGCCGATCGCCTCCGTCACCACAAAGCCCAAATCAAGTCCCAAGCCAGCATCGACCAAGTGCGGGGCATTGAAGGCATTGCCGCCCGCGATTATTTTGCCGGTTGGCAAGCGATGCTTGATCCGGTCTGGCAATTCACCGGGCGCAACCGTCGTCCGCCCCAAGATCCGGTGAATGCGCTCCTCAGTTTTGCCTACAGTTTGCTCCAAGTCCAGGTGATGGCGGCGGTGCATCTGGTGGGTCTTGATCCCTATATCGGCTATCTTCACACGGTGCACCATGGTCAGCCGGCGTTGGTGTTGGATTTGATGGAGGAGTTTCGGCCCTTGGTGAGCGATCGCCTCGTTCTCTCTGTGATCAATCGCCAAGAAATCAAACCCGATGATTTCACCACCACCCTCGGAGCCTGTCGTCTGGCGGATCGGGCCCGGAGTCGGTTCCTCCAAGCGATCGAACAAAAGTTCAATGAAACTTTTACCCACCCGGTTTTTGACTATCAATGTACCTATCGCCGTGCGATCGAACTCCAAGCGCGACTTTTTGCCCGGCATCTCCAAGAAGATATCCCCTATAAACCGTTACAACTCCGCTAA
- a CDS encoding HD domain-containing protein — translation MTQLTHQFNDALIYTCNLHQAQVRKADRTPYVAHLLSVAALVLEDGGTEQEAIAALLHDALEDQGGEATRQDILARFGPTVTAIVEGCTESMTLPKPPWRDRKLRYLANLHQGDAAVIRVSLADKLHNGRSLLSQLRHHGLQVWQHFHQPPSETLWFYRELLQIYQQHSRSIHLQGFREVVAQLALEMPTSK, via the coding sequence ATGACTCAACTCACGCACCAATTTAACGATGCTTTAATCTATACTTGCAATCTCCATCAAGCCCAAGTCCGCAAGGCCGATCGCACCCCCTATGTGGCCCATTTACTCAGTGTGGCGGCGTTGGTGCTTGAAGATGGCGGCACAGAACAGGAGGCGATCGCCGCCCTCCTTCACGATGCCCTAGAAGACCAAGGCGGAGAAGCCACAAGGCAGGACATCCTAGCGCGATTTGGCCCGACGGTGACGGCGATCGTCGAAGGGTGTACCGAATCGATGACCCTGCCGAAACCACCGTGGCGCGATCGCAAACTGCGCTATCTTGCCAACCTCCACCAGGGCGATGCTGCCGTGATTCGAGTATCCCTCGCCGACAAACTTCACAATGGGCGATCGCTCCTGAGCCAACTCCGTCACCATGGTTTGCAGGTCTGGCAGCATTTTCATCAACCCCCCAGCGAAACCCTTTGGTTCTATCGTGAGCTATTGCAGATTTACCAACAGCACAGCCGCAGCATCCATCTCCAAGGCTTCAGGGAAGTGGTGGCACAATTGGCATTGGAAATGCCTACTTCCAAGTAA
- a CDS encoding TIGR03985 family CRISPR-associated protein: MSEIFFDTLPPLEVLQWLAQGALRQNFLLAVRLWVWGRFFYGTEGRSPSDPFTYAQCRDLLLTATHPRDDTLPLGHDPDCLCAQTASQLLFQGARAAEVQQWRAIAQHHIEAEKLTQVLARRPFAVTRRSLAHDLKLLVQLGGLTAEGSTYRRVQTWPKVAIAPSSSTPAIDQLHPDLATIMHNLSLQTEDGARFFLHLDYVVPEAATDAVDQWHEHLREVWQDDPIPPIHLTYRSARARQTVTAVVYPVCAYYVRRAVYLCGFNPDLEHHWYNYRLDKIQDFTPLAWSDPTVPAALNAQHRNGSLPTPGYVEEQMSRAWGFDFYLPSQRLLLRFERKFHDAYIAGTVRHDTFTQITYEEAIAQIHQNATGHNVETLLTAMAQKSRHDAYYRAEYRSDLNTHDTNVQQRLRAWRPYLEVILPVSLRHIMAAEVATEYQIYTSS, translated from the coding sequence ATGTCTGAGATATTTTTTGACACATTACCACCGCTAGAGGTGTTGCAATGGTTGGCCCAGGGGGCGTTACGGCAGAATTTTTTGCTGGCGGTGCGGTTGTGGGTGTGGGGCAGGTTTTTTTATGGCACGGAGGGGCGATCGCCGTCTGACCCGTTTACCTATGCCCAATGTCGTGATCTGCTGTTGACCGCGACCCACCCCCGCGATGATACGCTGCCCCTCGGCCATGATCCCGATTGCCTCTGTGCTCAAACCGCGAGCCAGCTTTTGTTTCAAGGGGCGAGGGCGGCGGAGGTGCAACAATGGCGGGCGATCGCCCAACACCATATCGAGGCTGAAAAATTAACGCAGGTGCTCGCGCGGCGGCCCTTTGCCGTAACGCGGCGATCCCTTGCCCATGACCTGAAACTTTTAGTGCAGTTGGGGGGGTTGACCGCTGAAGGCTCGACCTATCGGCGGGTTCAGACGTGGCCAAAAGTGGCGATCGCCCCCTCATCCTCCACCCCCGCCATCGACCAACTCCATCCCGACCTCGCCACCATCATGCACAACCTGTCCTTACAGACCGAAGACGGGGCGCGGTTTTTTCTCCATCTCGATTATGTTGTCCCTGAGGCGGCAACGGATGCGGTGGATCAATGGCACGAGCATCTTCGGGAGGTGTGGCAAGATGACCCGATCCCCCCCATTCACCTGACGTATCGCAGTGCGCGGGCTAGGCAAACGGTGACGGCGGTGGTATATCCCGTCTGTGCCTATTATGTGCGGCGGGCGGTGTATCTCTGCGGCTTTAACCCCGACCTAGAGCATCATTGGTACAATTACCGGCTCGATAAAATTCAGGATTTCACCCCGTTGGCTTGGTCAGATCCCACGGTTCCGGCAGCCCTCAACGCCCAGCATCGGAATGGGTCGCTTCCAACGCCGGGGTATGTTGAAGAGCAAATGAGCCGAGCGTGGGGATTTGATTTTTATTTGCCGTCGCAACGCTTGTTACTGCGCTTTGAACGGAAGTTTCATGATGCTTATATTGCCGGAACGGTGCGCCATGACACCTTTACGCAGATTACCTATGAGGAGGCGATCGCTCAAATTCACCAAAACGCCACAGGCCACAATGTCGAAACACTGTTAACCGCCATGGCGCAAAAATCCCGCCACGATGCCTATTACCGCGCTGAATACCGCTCTGACCTGAACACCCACGACACCAACGTTCAACAACGCTTGCGAGCGTGGCGACCCTATCTAGAAGTGATTTTACCCGTTTCGCTCCGGCACATTATGGCGGCAGAAGTGGCAACGGAATACCAGATTTACACCTCATCGTGA
- the cas4 gene encoding CRISPR-associated protein Cas4 — MAELLLYALNAWEYCPRRFYLEFVWGERQENEHLLLGQYLHEAINEPGDHREGETVVHQQAWVWSDRLQIRGIIDAVEVRHGQLIPLEYKKGKMARHLNDHFQLCAAALCLEERTGQAIPAGEIFYHGNRRRQRVDFTPQLRQATEEAIAAALTATTRPIPPPIDHPKKCQACSLVPLCLPREVRHLHPA, encoded by the coding sequence ATGGCTGAACTGTTACTCTATGCCCTCAATGCCTGGGAATATTGCCCCCGCCGTTTTTATCTCGAATTTGTCTGGGGAGAACGCCAAGAGAATGAGCATCTGTTGTTGGGTCAATACCTCCATGAGGCGATTAATGAGCCGGGAGACCACCGCGAGGGGGAAACGGTGGTGCACCAACAGGCCTGGGTGTGGAGCGATCGCCTCCAAATTCGGGGGATCATCGATGCCGTCGAAGTCCGCCATGGCCAACTGATCCCCCTCGAATACAAAAAGGGCAAAATGGCCCGCCACCTCAATGATCACTTTCAACTCTGCGCTGCGGCGCTCTGTTTAGAAGAACGCACGGGCCAGGCGATTCCTGCTGGCGAGATTTTCTACCATGGCAACCGCCGCCGCCAACGGGTAGACTTTACCCCCCAACTCCGCCAGGCCACGGAAGAGGCGATCGCCGCCGCCCTCACCGCCACCACCCGCCCGATTCCACCCCCCATCGACCACCCCAAAAAATGCCAAGCCTGTAGCCTCGTTCCCCTCTGTTTGCCCCGCGAAGTCCGTCACCTCCACCCCGCTTAA
- the cas6 gene encoding CRISPR system precrRNA processing endoribonuclease RAMP protein Cas6 encodes MMYGLNLTLLPAPHLTAAQSLGDWLPAHGVTPRLLPWLAPQGVVKVAVVLPDPVGYGLLLPEMMAQVLAGGAVQWRGQTYTVGGIEQIVAPLQTLSIRITARDPFPKDVNRACHALVLDWVRQANPDLSAALHNGARSPFRLNTRLDGQKRNLYLYISLWQGELLAPLLWGLQAQLGQGLTVTKLPCCLDTHVKSVYQGTWEGLAATEPSAALKFQLFSPTSFKQGGVVQPFPLPDVVFRGLWQRWNAFAPAAVQLPAVEWSGMVAAYDLKTVPLYLNGVTEIGATGWIIYQFRDPEQAAIASILASFATLVGIGRKTPWGMGHVAWQPPTQP; translated from the coding sequence ATGATGTACGGCCTCAATTTAACCCTCCTGCCTGCGCCCCATCTCACCGCCGCCCAATCCCTAGGGGACTGGCTGCCCGCCCATGGTGTAACTCCGCGCCTGTTGCCTTGGCTGGCTCCCCAGGGGGTGGTGAAAGTGGCGGTGGTCTTGCCTGATCCGGTGGGTTATGGCCTGTTGTTGCCAGAGATGATGGCGCAAGTGTTGGCGGGGGGAGCGGTGCAATGGCGGGGTCAAACCTATACGGTGGGAGGGATTGAGCAGATTGTGGCTCCGTTGCAAACCCTATCGATCCGGATTACCGCTCGTGATCCATTCCCAAAGGATGTGAATCGGGCGTGTCATGCCTTGGTGCTGGATTGGGTACGGCAGGCGAATCCGGATCTGTCGGCAGCGTTGCATAATGGGGCGCGATCGCCCTTTCGCCTCAATACCCGCTTGGATGGGCAAAAACGCAACCTGTATCTCTATATTTCCCTCTGGCAAGGGGAACTTTTAGCGCCGTTGTTGTGGGGTTTACAGGCCCAGTTGGGCCAGGGGTTGACAGTGACGAAGCTGCCCTGTTGCCTCGATACCCATGTGAAGTCGGTGTATCAGGGGACGTGGGAGGGGTTAGCGGCGACGGAACCCAGTGCGGCGTTGAAGTTTCAGTTGTTTAGTCCGACGAGTTTTAAGCAAGGGGGGGTGGTGCAGCCGTTTCCGTTGCCGGATGTGGTGTTTCGGGGGTTGTGGCAACGCTGGAATGCCTTTGCTCCGGCGGCGGTGCAGTTGCCGGCGGTGGAATGGTCGGGGATGGTGGCGGCCTATGACTTGAAAACGGTGCCGTTGTATCTCAATGGGGTGACGGAGATCGGGGCGACGGGTTGGATTATTTACCAGTTTCGCGATCCGGAGCAGGCGGCGATCGCCTCCATCCTTGCGTCCTTTGCCACCCTCGTCGGCATTGGTCGGAAAACCCCGTGGGGCATGGGTCATGTGGCCTGGCAACCTCCCACCCAACCCTAA
- a CDS encoding DevR family CRISPR-associated autoregulator — MKTYSISLSGLLSLQLHALNNEGNEGNQTLTRRYYVVQNDDPEPKLVNGISGDMLKHIQAEHLQRAAVAADLPLSVGARQLNPDRVGYDLDHVKHQLEPFFTQGEADLVSKTATILQRCTVSDLEGFMVTEKKGQTLKRDSVIEFGAVVGVPHSVKTQSYFHAKYGVENPTPYNVQVSSGLYATVAHLEAFRIGYNPHSFDYSIDQTARKQRLDALLKSLLYTYLQPNGAKRNTHLPHPDAFSGVMTVTSQRCPAPMISALEPSYEQQIESLAATLNQINGAGTVHLFPFATMAEFGSQIKALIEQVEPWEG; from the coding sequence ATGAAAACCTATTCTATTTCCCTGAGTGGTCTACTCTCGCTCCAGCTTCACGCCCTCAATAATGAAGGAAATGAAGGGAACCAAACCCTAACCCGACGGTACTATGTGGTTCAAAACGATGATCCTGAACCCAAATTAGTCAACGGTATTTCAGGAGATATGCTCAAACATATTCAAGCCGAACATTTACAGCGGGCGGCCGTGGCGGCAGATCTACCGTTATCCGTAGGGGCAAGGCAGTTAAACCCCGATCGCGTTGGCTATGATTTGGATCACGTCAAGCATCAACTCGAACCATTTTTTACCCAAGGAGAGGCGGATTTAGTCAGTAAAACAGCCACGATCTTACAACGTTGTACCGTGAGTGATCTAGAAGGGTTTATGGTCACAGAAAAGAAAGGCCAAACTTTAAAGCGCGATTCTGTGATTGAATTCGGGGCTGTGGTGGGAGTGCCCCACAGTGTTAAAACCCAAAGTTATTTTCATGCTAAGTATGGGGTTGAAAATCCGACTCCCTATAATGTTCAGGTGAGTTCTGGACTGTATGCGACGGTGGCTCATTTAGAGGCGTTTCGGATTGGATATAATCCCCATAGTTTTGACTACAGCATTGATCAAACGGCCCGAAAGCAACGCCTAGATGCTCTCCTCAAAAGCCTGCTCTATACCTATCTGCAACCCAATGGCGCGAAGCGGAATACCCACTTACCCCATCCCGATGCGTTTTCGGGAGTGATGACGGTGACGAGCCAACGGTGTCCGGCTCCGATGATCAGTGCGTTAGAACCCAGTTATGAACAACAAATTGAGAGCTTAGCGGCGACGTTAAATCAGATTAATGGTGCGGGGACAGTGCATCTCTTTCCCTTTGCGACCATGGCAGAATTTGGGTCACAAATTAAAGCATTAATTGAGCAGGTGGAACCCTGGGAGGGATGA
- the crn3 gene encoding CRISPR-associated ring nuclease Crn3/Csx3, which produces MPNIHLSVISHTTQNGIAYQHLRFQIATDDHLIEPPDLKDLTLPPALDFSQGVVIEGKGPIWLYGHLVHECHPAAWVACYDPRLGAVVVSAHTRQVQVGQILALTLPVAPVP; this is translated from the coding sequence ATGCCGAACATCCACCTCAGCGTCATTTCCCACACCACCCAGAATGGCATTGCGTATCAACATTTACGCTTCCAGATCGCAACCGATGATCACCTCATCGAACCCCCAGACCTGAAAGACCTCACCCTGCCCCCCGCCCTCGACTTCAGCCAAGGCGTTGTCATTGAAGGGAAAGGCCCCATTTGGCTTTACGGGCATCTTGTCCATGAATGCCATCCCGCCGCTTGGGTTGCTTGCTATGATCCACGCCTTGGAGCCGTGGTTGTGTCTGCCCATACCCGGCAAGTGCAGGTCGGACAAATCTTGGCCCTCACCTTACCCGTTGCCCCAGTTCCGTAA
- a CDS encoding ion channel has protein sequence MRFLPRLPKFTQRISHLGIMRVIHHGVQPLSWGDLYHLLFTLPWPQLLGLLFVAYGGLNLIFAGIYTLGGDCIANAEPGSFRDAFFFSVQTMATIGYGAMYPTTAYSNFWVVIEVFVGLLAVAMATGLMFARFSRPTARVIFSDRLVICPYNGVPTLMLRTANQRGNLILEAQINVVVILPEVTPENHKLRRLYDLNLVRSSTPILSLSWMVMHPIDSPSPLFGMTATDLYECQAQFIVTLTGLDETVGQLIHTRHQYQAQDIDWQAQFVDVLTVLPNGDRKIDYAHFHDTIPLVPVPPAD, from the coding sequence ATGCGCTTTTTGCCCCGCCTCCCCAAGTTCACCCAACGGATTAGTCACCTGGGCATTATGCGGGTGATCCACCATGGCGTACAGCCGCTGTCCTGGGGGGATCTGTATCATCTGCTGTTTACTCTGCCTTGGCCGCAATTGTTGGGGCTGCTGTTTGTGGCCTATGGCGGGTTGAATTTGATCTTTGCGGGGATTTATACCCTCGGTGGGGATTGTATTGCCAATGCGGAGCCGGGGTCGTTTCGGGATGCGTTTTTTTTCAGTGTGCAAACCATGGCGACGATTGGCTATGGGGCGATGTATCCGACGACGGCCTATAGCAATTTTTGGGTGGTGATTGAGGTGTTTGTGGGGCTGTTGGCGGTGGCGATGGCGACGGGGTTGATGTTTGCGCGGTTTTCACGACCGACGGCGCGGGTGATTTTTAGCGATCGCCTCGTCATCTGTCCCTACAATGGCGTACCCACCCTGATGCTGCGCACCGCCAACCAACGGGGCAACCTGATCCTCGAAGCCCAGATTAATGTGGTGGTGATTTTGCCGGAAGTGACCCCGGAAAATCACAAGTTGCGCCGCCTCTATGATTTGAACTTGGTGCGATCGAGTACGCCGATCCTCTCCCTCAGTTGGATGGTGATGCACCCCATTGATTCCCCAAGCCCTCTGTTTGGCATGACGGCGACGGATCTCTACGAGTGCCAGGCGCAGTTTATTGTGACGCTCACGGGCCTGGATGAGACGGTGGGCCAACTGATCCACACGCGCCACCAATACCAAGCCCAGGATATTGATTGGCAGGCGCAATTTGTGGATGTGCTGACGGTGTTGCCCAACGGCGATCGCAAAATCGACTACGCCCATTTCCACGACACCATCCCCCTCGTCCCAGTCCCCCCGGCGGATTAG